In Pedobacter sp. WC2423, the following are encoded in one genomic region:
- a CDS encoding glucosaminidase domain-containing protein, whose protein sequence is MKQTFLLFAAAIVFLSSCKSRKYHRNNVQIEKAANKANPNFTDYNTLSYIEAFKGVAIEEMNTYGIPASITLAQGIIESGSGNSSLAKYANNHFGVKCTADWKGKAYYKDDDQRNDCFRVYKDARESYKDHSEFLKRKRYAPLFELDKNDYKNWAKGLKQAGYATNPKYPDMLINTIEKYNLHQYDQSESEPDKIKREDRVFTEINANIPKEKKKFAPVEITAPKQIINTTDPNYTVQKGDTLYNISKRFNMTVDELKSLNGLSDEGVKIGQKLVVVK, encoded by the coding sequence ATGAAACAGACCTTCTTACTCTTCGCTGCAGCGATCGTTTTCTTATCCTCGTGTAAATCGAGAAAGTATCACCGGAACAATGTGCAGATTGAAAAAGCTGCCAATAAAGCGAATCCGAATTTTACTGATTACAATACGCTGAGCTATATTGAAGCTTTTAAGGGTGTGGCTATTGAAGAGATGAATACTTACGGTATTCCTGCAAGTATTACCCTGGCACAAGGCATTATCGAGTCTGGCAGTGGAAACAGCAGCCTGGCAAAATATGCCAATAATCATTTTGGGGTTAAATGTACGGCAGATTGGAAGGGAAAGGCATATTATAAAGATGATGATCAGCGCAATGATTGTTTCCGGGTTTATAAAGATGCCAGAGAATCTTATAAAGATCATTCTGAGTTTTTAAAGAGAAAACGTTATGCGCCTTTGTTTGAGCTTGATAAAAATGATTATAAAAATTGGGCCAAGGGGTTAAAACAAGCTGGTTATGCGACTAATCCAAAATATCCGGATATGCTGATCAATACAATTGAGAAATATAATTTGCATCAGTATGACCAGTCTGAGTCAGAACCGGATAAAATTAAACGTGAAGACCGTGTATTTACAGAAATCAATGCGAATATCCCAAAGGAGAAGAAAAAGTTTGCACCGGTAGAAATAACTGCCCCTAAACAGATTATTAACACCACAGACCCTAATTATACCGTTCAGAAAGGGGACACGCTTTATAATATATCCAAAAGATTCAACATGACTGTCGATGAATTAAAGTCGCTGAATGGTCTTTCGGACGAGGGCGTTAAAATAGGACAGAAGCTGGTAGTAGTTAAATAA
- a CDS encoding glucosaminidase domain-containing protein, which translates to MMTKKLMLIWLALILLGSAAQSQTVTQYVEEHTDHAQELMRAYDVPASVILAVAIHESAAGKSKVARHLNNHFGIKGSNSNAEINSSYRDFESADESYDNFVEVLQNKSSFSKLFDECDQYDYAAWARGIQRGGYASSRTWAKQVIAIINKYELYQYDERPDDYAEPVKIAPVSIKKYHSRSYKAKKHRSSVQLYTVRKGDNLNKIAESHGTSSRSLMRKNGLKKSALKPGQKIKL; encoded by the coding sequence ATGATGACAAAAAAACTAATGCTGATTTGGCTGGCACTAATTTTACTGGGCTCAGCTGCCCAAAGCCAGACTGTTACCCAGTATGTTGAGGAACACACAGATCACGCACAAGAATTAATGAGAGCATATGATGTACCGGCAAGTGTAATTCTCGCGGTCGCAATTCATGAATCAGCAGCTGGTAAGAGTAAAGTTGCCCGCCATTTGAACAATCATTTTGGCATCAAAGGGTCAAACAGCAATGCTGAAATCAATTCTTCTTACCGTGATTTTGAAAGCGCAGATGAATCTTATGATAACTTCGTTGAGGTATTGCAAAATAAATCTTCCTTCAGTAAATTGTTCGATGAGTGTGATCAGTATGATTATGCAGCCTGGGCAAGAGGGATTCAGCGGGGCGGTTATGCCAGCAGCAGAACCTGGGCTAAACAGGTCATCGCAATTATCAATAAATACGAATTGTATCAATATGATGAAAGACCTGATGATTATGCAGAACCTGTAAAAATTGCACCAGTCAGTATCAAAAAGTATCATAGCCGTAGTTATAAAGCTAAGAAACATCGTTCTTCTGTTCAATTGTATACCGTTAGAAAAGGGGACAACCTGAATAAAATAGCAGAATCACATGGTACTTCTTCCAGATCGCTGATGCGTAAAAATGGATTGAAAAAGTCGGCACTTAAACCAGGACAAAAAATCAAGCTTTAA
- a CDS encoding O-methyltransferase — protein MSLIKEDLQLLLLNFCEPESELLQRIDRETNLKVLMPRMLSGHYQGRVLSMLSKLITPKRILEIGTFTGYATLCMAEGLARDGIIYTLDKNMELEDRVRGYFAVSPYHSQIKYIMGDATQTINDLNETFDLVFIDADKKNNGTYYDLIFDRVRPGGLIIVDNVLWSGKVLTLQQDRDTVNISTFNDKVAGDDRVEKLILPVRDGLFIIRKK, from the coding sequence ATGAGCCTGATTAAAGAAGACTTACAACTTTTACTACTGAATTTCTGCGAACCGGAATCCGAATTGCTGCAGCGGATTGACCGGGAAACTAATCTGAAGGTTTTAATGCCAAGAATGCTTTCAGGCCACTATCAGGGCCGGGTTTTAAGCATGCTCAGTAAGTTGATTACCCCCAAACGTATTCTCGAAATCGGCACTTTTACCGGCTATGCTACTTTATGCATGGCAGAAGGACTTGCCCGGGATGGGATCATTTATACTTTGGACAAAAATATGGAACTCGAAGACCGCGTTCGTGGTTATTTCGCCGTTTCACCTTATCATTCACAAATAAAATATATCATGGGTGATGCCACCCAAACCATCAATGATTTAAACGAGACTTTTGATCTTGTTTTTATTGATGCAGATAAGAAAAACAATGGAACCTACTATGACCTGATCTTTGACAGGGTAAGGCCAGGTGGATTAATCATTGTTGATAATGTGTTGTGGAGTGGAAAAGTACTAACACTCCAACAAGACAGAGATACTGTTAATATTAGTACTTTTAATGATAAAGTAGCTGGAGATGACAGGGTGGAGAAATTAATCTTACCTGTCAGGGATGGCTTGTTTATCATCAGAAAAAAATAA
- the ruvX gene encoding Holliday junction resolvase RuvX, with translation MPRIIAFDYGTKRIGIAVTDPLQIIATGLDTIHPKDIVEYLKKYLLTEQVEAFVIGEPKQMDGTPSESAQHVRGFSTTLKKNFPEIPQHWIDERFTSKLAHQTIMQSGLKKQDRRNKERVDTIAATIILQYFMEEHRL, from the coding sequence ATGCCCCGTATTATCGCATTTGATTATGGTACCAAACGTATCGGCATTGCCGTTACAGATCCACTGCAAATTATTGCTACAGGACTGGATACCATACACCCAAAAGATATTGTCGAATATTTGAAAAAATATCTGCTGACTGAACAGGTAGAAGCCTTCGTGATCGGAGAACCGAAACAAATGGATGGCACCCCATCTGAGTCTGCGCAGCATGTAAGAGGCTTTTCTACCACCCTGAAAAAGAACTTTCCTGAGATTCCCCAGCATTGGATTGATGAGCGGTTCACGTCCAAACTTGCGCATCAGACTATCATGCAAAGCGGCCTGAAAAAACAGGACCGCCGGAATAAAGAACGGGTAGATACGATTGCTGCAACAATTATTTTACAATATTTCATGGAAGAACACCGTTTATAG
- a CDS encoding ATP-binding protein, whose product MQFKEIVGQEEIKRQLIQTVVENRVSHAQLFLSAEGTGSLPLAIAYAQYINCLDKSDTDSCGVCSSCRKYQRYIHPDLHFSYPFFASKDVKIAVDVLEEWRTMLLADPYVDLDIWRLQLSAENKQANINIAECHDIIKKLSYKAFEAETKVLIMWLPEYLEKEGNSLLKIIEEPPANTLFLLVANNQEHILSTLLSRTQIVKIPKLPFETVQNYLTSNHNLSEEQAAAYSFLADGNLIEAKLQAAQSHNDNAEVFAAWLRMGYGNRVLDLVNFVDQAASWGRENQKNFLKYGISFLRECSLLMSGADSLVKLPARTLDTAQKLSKHVLDLNMASAIITELEQAHYHIERNANPKILFLDVSLQLVKIIKFKTLPKGTQHIYN is encoded by the coding sequence ATGCAGTTTAAAGAGATCGTTGGACAGGAGGAAATTAAGCGTCAGCTGATACAGACAGTTGTGGAAAACAGGGTGAGTCATGCCCAGTTATTTCTCTCTGCTGAAGGGACGGGGTCTTTGCCCCTTGCTATTGCTTATGCTCAGTATATCAATTGTTTAGATAAATCTGATACCGATAGTTGCGGTGTTTGTTCTTCTTGCCGGAAGTACCAAAGATATATCCATCCTGATTTACATTTTTCTTATCCATTTTTTGCATCGAAAGATGTTAAAATTGCTGTCGATGTACTGGAAGAATGGCGAACGATGCTGTTGGCAGACCCTTATGTTGATCTTGATATCTGGAGATTGCAGTTAAGTGCTGAAAATAAACAGGCAAATATCAATATTGCTGAGTGCCATGATATTATTAAGAAATTAAGTTATAAAGCTTTTGAAGCGGAGACCAAGGTGCTGATTATGTGGCTGCCCGAATATCTGGAAAAAGAAGGCAACTCTTTGTTGAAAATTATTGAAGAGCCGCCTGCAAATACTTTATTCTTATTGGTCGCAAATAATCAGGAACACATCCTTTCAACGTTGTTATCGCGGACACAAATTGTCAAAATACCCAAGCTCCCTTTTGAAACTGTGCAAAACTACCTGACCAGCAATCACAATTTGTCGGAAGAACAGGCGGCGGCTTATAGTTTTCTGGCAGACGGCAATTTAATTGAAGCTAAATTACAGGCTGCACAGTCACACAACGATAATGCAGAGGTTTTTGCAGCGTGGCTGAGGATGGGTTATGGGAACCGGGTGCTGGATCTGGTTAATTTTGTAGATCAGGCAGCTAGCTGGGGAAGAGAAAATCAAAAGAATTTTTTAAAGTACGGAATCAGCTTTTTAAGAGAGTGCAGTTTATTGATGAGCGGAGCGGATAGTTTAGTGAAATTACCTGCCAGGACGCTTGATACCGCACAAAAATTAAGTAAACACGTACTGGATCTGAATATGGCTTCGGCAATTATCACCGAGCTGGAGCAAGCACATTACCATATAGAACGTAACGCTAATCCTAAAATACTATTTTTAGATGTATCTTTACAATTGGTAAAAATAATCAAGTTTAAAACGCTCCCGAAAGGGACTCAACATATATACAATTAG
- a CDS encoding stage 0 sporulation family protein — translation MGCGSCSTGGGCAPSGCKSNGSCLTGGCQKMEVYDWLSNLDMPSNYKPFEVIEVKFKGARKEFYLNTDNIYLEIGELIAVEGSTGGYDIGHVSLTGELVRMQMKRRKTPMDQVTRKVYRKATEADVDKWKLAKDLEWETMHKARTLALDLRLSMKISDVDYQGDKTKATFFYTAEGRVDFRELIKKMAETFRIRIEMRQIGMRQEAGRLGGIGSCGRELCCSTWLTNFKTVSTAAARYQNLSLNTLKLAGQCGKLKCCLNYELDTYLDALKDIPDRVESLQTEIGTARHQKTDIFKKLMWFSYPNQEDWIPLKVDRVKEIMAMNKKGQKPVNLKDEAVELATTAFVEKIPDYENVVGQDSLTRLDDKPRNKNGKNNNNRNKTNAPNRPERSVKPVQSAVKPGQPAVKPGQPGIKPNQQNAKAGQLGAKPVQPAQKAAQPNQKPAENRRNQEVKKATEVVKTEDGEVVKAPSASRNNRSRNNRRRNKPTDKPKNEEN, via the coding sequence ATGGGATGTGGAAGTTGTTCTACAGGTGGCGGTTGCGCCCCCTCAGGCTGCAAAAGTAATGGCTCATGCCTTACTGGAGGTTGTCAGAAAATGGAAGTTTACGATTGGCTGTCTAATTTGGACATGCCTTCTAATTATAAACCTTTTGAGGTTATAGAGGTTAAATTCAAAGGTGCGAGAAAGGAATTTTATCTGAATACTGATAATATTTATCTGGAAATCGGGGAACTGATTGCAGTAGAAGGTTCTACTGGAGGATATGATATTGGCCATGTCTCCTTAACAGGAGAGCTGGTGCGTATGCAGATGAAACGCCGTAAAACACCAATGGATCAGGTGACCCGAAAAGTCTACAGAAAAGCGACAGAAGCTGATGTGGATAAATGGAAACTCGCTAAGGATCTGGAATGGGAAACCATGCATAAGGCCCGTACACTAGCACTTGACCTGCGTCTTTCCATGAAAATCAGTGATGTGGATTATCAGGGTGATAAAACCAAAGCAACTTTCTTCTATACTGCCGAAGGCCGGGTAGATTTCAGGGAGCTGATCAAAAAAATGGCTGAAACTTTCCGCATCAGGATTGAAATGAGGCAGATCGGAATGCGTCAGGAAGCTGGAAGATTAGGAGGAATAGGGTCTTGCGGACGTGAATTGTGCTGCTCTACCTGGTTAACTAACTTTAAAACAGTTTCTACTGCTGCGGCAAGATACCAGAACCTTTCTTTGAATACTTTAAAACTTGCCGGACAATGTGGCAAGCTGAAATGCTGTTTGAATTATGAACTGGATACTTATCTGGATGCCTTAAAGGATATCCCGGATCGTGTGGAGAGCCTTCAAACTGAAATTGGTACAGCACGCCATCAAAAAACTGATATTTTCAAGAAATTAATGTGGTTTAGTTATCCAAATCAGGAAGACTGGATTCCATTGAAAGTGGACCGTGTAAAAGAAATCATGGCCATGAATAAAAAGGGACAGAAACCGGTTAATCTAAAAGATGAAGCGGTAGAACTGGCAACGACAGCTTTTGTGGAGAAAATCCCTGATTATGAAAATGTTGTTGGTCAGGATAGTTTAACCCGTCTGGACGATAAACCAAGAAATAAAAACGGAAAAAATAACAATAACAGAAATAAAACGAATGCGCCTAACAGGCCTGAACGTAGTGTAAAACCAGTTCAGTCCGCAGTAAAACCGGGGCAGCCGGCTGTTAAGCCCGGGCAGCCAGGCATTAAACCAAACCAGCAAAATGCAAAAGCAGGCCAGCTGGGTGCAAAACCAGTTCAACCAGCTCAGAAAGCTGCACAGCCAAACCAGAAACCTGCTGAAAACAGAAGAAATCAGGAAGTCAAAAAAGCAACTGAGGTAGTTAAAACAGAAGATGGAGAAGTCGTAAAAGCCCCTTCTGCAAGCCGGAATAACAGGTCGAGGAATAACCGCAGACGTAACAAACCAACGGATAAGCCAAAGAATGAAGAGAATTAA
- a CDS encoding gliding motility lipoprotein GldH — MKRIKIFVLLFFSVLATGLLGCNTNNLIDTNEEMPQRNWSYVNKIKGTAEIKDPAMPVSLKFKLRHTADYRYANIYILMHLSGPGLPKITRRYEYKLAESDGQWLGKGSGNLYTSVLPLLTNYHFPQAGKYTIEIEQNMRDNPLKEISDAGITVSGIPVK; from the coding sequence ATGAAGAGAATTAAGATTTTTGTATTGTTATTTTTCAGTGTACTGGCAACAGGACTGCTGGGATGTAATACAAATAACCTGATTGATACGAACGAAGAAATGCCTCAGCGTAACTGGAGCTATGTCAATAAGATTAAGGGCACTGCGGAGATTAAAGATCCTGCAATGCCCGTATCTCTTAAGTTTAAGCTTAGGCATACTGCTGATTACAGATATGCTAATATTTACATTTTAATGCATCTGAGTGGTCCTGGTTTACCTAAAATCACCAGGCGTTATGAATATAAGCTGGCAGAGTCTGATGGCCAGTGGCTTGGAAAAGGTTCGGGAAACTTATATACTTCAGTTCTCCCATTACTGACTAATTATCATTTTCCGCAAGCAGGAAAGTATACTATTGAAATTGAACAGAATATGCGTGATAATCCTTTAAAGGAAATCAGCGATGCAGGAATTACCGTATCCGGGATTCCAGTAAAATAA